A region from the Chloroflexota bacterium genome encodes:
- a CDS encoding LysM peptidoglycan-binding domain-containing protein, translating into MKRLAVALIVVMLLAMLPGGSAMAYSGHGTRHVVQPGESVYSIARQYCTSWQEVYYKNRQIIGPYPEVLKSGTVLHVVNRCGGTSPPPGSGGVYDRGPSHHAQGTVVGNTYFVAPGDTMFSIANRFGLTVGQMASANGIANPYLIYAGQRLVIPGFGYPTPYPTVYPTPYPTPHPTPQAAFITILHPVPGATLPATFTVSGEGAGLYEGNVVVEAWTNTGQLLMQQATTLQGSNVGTGGRGTYSINLTVSVANATAGYIQASSPGSPVAPARVSVTYGGSQPTQAFVTISSPGPGSVLPATFTVSGEGGGLVEGNVVVEAWTNYGQLLLRKATTLQGSSVGTGGRGVYSVSLTVNAAPGTPGTIRSYSPETTASTTVGVTYGGQPPGPTYKDFHPGECRISGQPGAPLYAYPDGPVTGSFGSNALFDAFRGARINGVYWYMFNPEASMGNPPSWAPQSSLAGTQGNCTW; encoded by the coding sequence ATGAAACGACTAGCCGTTGCACTCATCGTCGTCATGCTGTTGGCCATGCTGCCAGGCGGATCTGCCATGGCCTATTCCGGGCATGGAACGCGCCATGTCGTGCAGCCAGGGGAATCTGTCTACAGTATTGCCCGTCAGTACTGTACATCCTGGCAGGAGGTGTACTACAAGAACCGGCAGATCATTGGACCCTATCCAGAGGTACTGAAATCGGGCACCGTGCTACACGTGGTGAACCGTTGCGGCGGTACTTCACCTCCCCCTGGATCGGGCGGTGTCTACGACAGGGGCCCCAGTCACCATGCCCAGGGCACGGTGGTTGGCAACACCTATTTCGTGGCGCCCGGCGATACGATGTTTTCGATTGCCAACCGCTTTGGCCTGACCGTCGGCCAGATGGCATCGGCCAACGGCATTGCGAACCCTTATCTCATTTACGCGGGGCAGCGACTGGTTATCCCTGGTTTCGGCTACCCGACGCCTTACCCGACGGTCTATCCGACCCCCTATCCCACGCCACACCCCACGCCGCAGGCGGCATTCATTACGATCCTGCATCCCGTTCCCGGCGCCACCCTGCCAGCGACCTTCACCGTCAGTGGCGAGGGCGCTGGTTTGTACGAGGGCAATGTGGTGGTGGAAGCATGGACCAATACGGGTCAGCTGTTGATGCAGCAGGCTACCACATTGCAGGGCTCGAATGTGGGCACCGGAGGGCGAGGCACCTACTCCATTAATCTTACCGTCAGCGTCGCAAACGCGACGGCCGGCTACATCCAGGCATCGTCGCCAGGATCCCCAGTGGCGCCCGCGCGTGTTTCAGTGACCTACGGGGGTTCGCAGCCCACACAGGCCTTCGTGACCATCAGCAGCCCTGGACCGGGCAGCGTGCTACCGGCAACCTTCACAGTCAGCGGCGAGGGGGGTGGTCTGGTTGAGGGAAATGTGGTGGTGGAAGCATGGACTAACTACGGCCAGCTATTGCTCAGGAAGGCGACGACATTGCAGGGCTCCAGCGTTGGCACCGGAGGACGGGGCGTTTATTCTGTCAGCCTCACGGTCAACGCTGCGCCGGGCACGCCGGGCACGATTCGTTCGTATTCACCAGAGACGACAGCTTCGACGACCGTTGGTGTGACGTATGGGGGGCAACCTCCGGGGCCAACCTACAAGGATTTCCACCCTGGCGAGTGCCGGATCAGTGGTCAGCCTGGTGCGCCGCTATACGCCTATCCGGATGGGCCTGTGACAGGTTCGTTCGGATCAAATGCCCTGTTTGATGCCTTTCGCGGTGCGCGGATCAACGGTGTTTACTGGTATATGTTCAACCCCGAGGCCAGTATGGGAAACCCGCCGTCGTGGGCTCCCCAGAGCTCTCTCGCGGGTACCCAGGGCAACTGTACGTGGTAA
- a CDS encoding dihydrofolate reductase family protein, whose protein sequence is MKPVLELFPGCGREHSLEGLYLAHDVRQYAEENTTPFVYSNFVTSLDGRIAIPGPTGSGLVVPEQIANPRDWRLFQELAVQADVIISSGRYLRDYAQGNAQDILRVHEDPRFADLAAWRAGRGLSPQPDLAVISGSLDFPIPAELTVSGRRVVVFTSSQVDPDRVSAIESQTGQVVVAGDKKVTGTGLVAAMGALGYQTVYSASGPKVLHLLLESDVLDRLYLTLANRILGGDPFATIVAGDLLQPAVDMSFFSIYLDPQAFDGLGQLLLGYERKREATSRG, encoded by the coding sequence ATGAAACCTGTTTTGGAACTCTTTCCCGGCTGCGGACGGGAACACTCGCTGGAGGGGCTATATCTGGCGCACGATGTACGCCAATATGCCGAAGAGAACACGACTCCATTCGTTTACAGCAACTTTGTGACCAGTCTTGACGGCCGCATTGCCATCCCCGGACCGACAGGATCCGGGCTTGTGGTGCCGGAGCAGATAGCGAACCCACGCGACTGGCGGCTCTTCCAGGAATTGGCCGTGCAGGCAGATGTCATCATCAGCAGCGGACGGTATCTGCGGGATTACGCCCAGGGCAATGCCCAGGATATCCTGCGCGTGCACGAAGATCCGCGGTTCGCGGACCTGGCAGCCTGGCGCGCCGGTCGAGGACTCTCTCCCCAGCCCGATCTGGCGGTCATCAGCGGCAGCCTGGATTTTCCGATTCCGGCTGAGTTGACTGTAAGCGGCCGGCGGGTCGTGGTCTTTACCAGCTCCCAGGTCGATCCGGATCGGGTAAGTGCAATAGAATCTCAAACTGGCCAGGTCGTGGTGGCCGGCGATAAGAAAGTGACCGGTACCGGGTTGGTCGCTGCCATGGGGGCGCTCGGTTATCAAACAGTCTACTCGGCATCGGGACCCAAAGTATTGCATCTCTTATTGGAGAGCGATGTTCTGGATCGGCTGTATCTCACGCTGGCAAACCGGATCCTGGGCGGAGATCCATTCGCGACGATTGTGGCAGGTGACCTGCTGCAGCCTGCCGTCGATATGTCCTTTTTCAGCATCTACCTGGATCCCCAGGCGTTCGACGGCCTGGGACAGCTGCTGTTGGGCTACGAGCGAAAACGCGAGGCTACGTCGCGGGGTTAG
- a CDS encoding His/Gly/Thr/Pro-type tRNA ligase C-terminal domain-containing protein has translation MPQKNDRMNAKIRNAQLFKVPYMLVVGDREMQAGTLSLCKRDGSRQNNMAVAEFIELVTERITTRSGKL, from the coding sequence ATGCCGCAGAAGAATGATCGCATGAATGCTAAGATTCGTAACGCGCAGCTTTTCAAGGTACCCTACATGTTGGTGGTCGGCGACCGGGAAATGCAAGCCGGGACCCTATCTCTTTGCAAACGGGACGGCAGCCGTCAAAACAACATGGCGGTGGCCGAGTTCATCGAACTGGTGACAGAGCGCATCACCACTCGCTCAGGCAAGCTATGA
- the thrS gene encoding threonine--tRNA ligase translates to MAKKPNDLQQDELYRLRHSAAHVMAEAVLDRYPEAKVAIGPPIENGFYYDFDLGQDADGSTRTFTPDDLQWIEKRMRQIIGGRHEFAYREVTADEARDLFADQPYKIELIEGLEAGGLDEYGEPLDEAPVISTYKQDTFEDLCRGPHLEHSGQIPADGFKLMNVAGAYWRGDENRPMLQRIYGTAWKNKKQLKAYLNRLEEAKKRDHRRVGKQLDLFSTDSDDVGGGLILWHPNGALMRHIAEDFVKKEHLDNGYVFVNTPHIGKAKLWETSGHLDFYAENMYAPIEIEGQAYYLKPMNCPFHVNIFDSGVRSYRDLPVRMAEWGTVYRFERSGVLHGLARVRGFTQDDAHIFCRPDQMPEEIDRVLNFCLHILRSFGFTEFNAYLSTRPEKAVGAVETWDLAEAALEAALQRANIDYQIDPGEGVFYGPKIDLKMLDALGREWQLSTIQFDFNLPERFDLHFIGEDGERHRPYMIHRALLGSMERFFAVLIEHYGGAFPVWLQPVQVAVIPITDRNNEFSHEVAETLREARLRVQVFDSNDRMNAKVRDAQLQKIPYMLVIGDREQEAGQVNLRLRTGERRGSLSVAEFLGLASAAVETKALI, encoded by the coding sequence ATGGCTAAAAAACCAAACGATCTGCAACAGGACGAGCTTTACAGGCTCAGGCACAGCGCGGCCCACGTCATGGCCGAGGCCGTGCTGGACCGCTATCCCGAGGCCAAGGTCGCCATCGGCCCGCCCATCGAGAATGGCTTCTACTACGACTTCGATCTGGGGCAGGATGCCGATGGTTCGACCCGCACCTTCACGCCCGACGATCTCCAGTGGATCGAAAAACGCATGCGCCAGATCATCGGCGGCCGACACGAATTCGCCTACCGCGAGGTGACCGCAGACGAGGCCAGGGATCTGTTTGCGGACCAGCCCTACAAGATCGAACTGATCGAGGGGCTGGAAGCGGGAGGACTCGACGAGTACGGCGAGCCGCTCGACGAGGCCCCGGTCATCAGCACCTACAAACAAGACACCTTCGAGGATCTTTGCCGCGGACCCCATCTGGAACACAGCGGTCAGATCCCGGCTGATGGATTCAAGCTGATGAACGTGGCAGGTGCGTACTGGCGGGGTGACGAGAATCGGCCCATGCTCCAGCGCATCTACGGCACCGCCTGGAAGAACAAGAAGCAACTGAAAGCTTACCTGAACCGTCTGGAGGAGGCCAAAAAGCGCGACCATCGCCGCGTTGGCAAACAACTCGACCTGTTTAGCACCGACTCCGACGACGTTGGCGGCGGTCTGATCCTCTGGCATCCCAATGGCGCGCTGATGCGCCACATCGCTGAGGACTTCGTCAAAAAGGAACACCTGGACAACGGCTACGTCTTTGTCAACACGCCGCATATTGGCAAGGCCAAGCTTTGGGAGACCAGCGGACACCTGGACTTTTACGCCGAGAACATGTACGCGCCCATTGAGATCGAGGGCCAGGCCTATTACCTGAAACCGATGAACTGCCCCTTCCACGTCAACATCTTCGACAGCGGCGTGCGCAGCTATCGCGACTTGCCTGTCCGCATGGCCGAATGGGGTACGGTATACCGCTTTGAGCGCAGCGGCGTACTGCATGGCCTGGCCCGTGTGCGAGGCTTCACCCAGGACGATGCCCATATCTTCTGCCGCCCCGACCAGATGCCCGAAGAGATCGATCGGGTACTCAACTTCTGCCTGCACATTCTGCGCAGCTTTGGCTTCACCGAGTTCAATGCCTATCTGAGCACCAGGCCGGAAAAGGCCGTGGGGGCGGTAGAGACCTGGGACCTAGCCGAGGCCGCCCTGGAGGCCGCCCTTCAACGGGCCAATATCGATTACCAGATCGATCCCGGCGAGGGTGTATTCTACGGGCCCAAGATTGACCTGAAAATGCTGGATGCGCTGGGCCGGGAATGGCAACTCAGCACCATTCAGTTTGATTTCAACCTGCCGGAGCGCTTCGACCTTCACTTCATCGGCGAGGACGGCGAACGGCACCGCCCCTATATGATCCATCGGGCCCTGCTGGGCAGCATGGAGCGCTTTTTCGCCGTGTTGATCGAGCACTACGGCGGCGCTTTCCCTGTTTGGCTGCAGCCTGTCCAGGTCGCAGTAATCCCCATCACCGATCGCAACAACGAATTCAGCCACGAAGTTGCCGAAACCCTGCGCGAGGCCAGACTGCGGGTTCAGGTCTTTGACAGCAACGACCGCATGAACGCCAAGGTGCGCGATGCCCAGCTTCAGAAGATCCCCTACATGCTGGTCATCGGCGACAGGGAGCAGGAAGCGGGTCAGGTCAATCTTCGGTTGAGGACCGGCGAGCGCAGGGGCAGCCTTTCGGTTGCTGAGTTCCTGGGATTAGCCAGTGCTGCAGTTGAGACGAAGGCACTCATCTAG
- a CDS encoding SPASM domain-containing protein — protein MGIGLGFSASYPRALQIQTVTGCNATCVMCPTGVSEDRKIRHLMPLELWQKIIDECSSWDRPLDTLLVSLFNEPLLDRRLLDLVDSAKGRLPLTRLYMVTNGSLLTDARVERILASRLDIIQISVNARTANSFDLLESSLDFDRIVAGTQKLLEGNRGRRLSIVVSMVEMQYNTQEVQQFTEYWQDLGAIVHVSPAWNRAGNLPAQNDYQLERLQRQERICPKPFFTMCITAGGDVVLCCADYGHEVILGNTSDRPLADIWMGPQHTEVIVRMMKDENALCNRCDKLYAFQTHNQPIPLVE, from the coding sequence ATGGGAATCGGTCTCGGTTTTTCCGCCTCATATCCCCGGGCATTGCAGATCCAAACGGTTACCGGTTGCAACGCAACCTGTGTCATGTGCCCAACAGGCGTTTCCGAGGATCGCAAAATCCGGCACTTGATGCCGCTTGAGCTTTGGCAAAAGATCATCGATGAGTGCTCCTCCTGGGACAGGCCGCTGGATACGCTGCTTGTTTCCCTCTTCAACGAACCACTGCTCGACCGCCGGTTGCTGGACCTGGTCGATTCGGCCAAAGGACGATTGCCCCTCACGCGCCTTTACATGGTCACCAATGGGTCGTTGCTGACCGATGCACGCGTCGAGCGGATTCTGGCATCCAGGCTCGACATCATCCAGATCAGCGTCAACGCACGGACAGCCAACAGCTTTGATCTTCTGGAGAGCAGTCTTGATTTCGACCGCATTGTGGCTGGTACTCAGAAACTGCTTGAGGGCAATCGCGGGCGACGATTAAGCATCGTTGTAAGCATGGTAGAGATGCAGTACAATACGCAGGAGGTTCAGCAGTTCACAGAGTATTGGCAGGATCTCGGCGCCATCGTTCACGTCAGCCCCGCCTGGAATCGGGCAGGCAACTTGCCAGCGCAGAACGACTACCAACTGGAGCGTTTGCAACGCCAGGAACGAATCTGTCCCAAGCCCTTTTTCACGATGTGCATCACCGCCGGCGGAGATGTTGTGCTCTGTTGCGCAGACTATGGACATGAGGTAATCCTGGGTAATACTAGCGATCGCCCCCTCGCAGATATCTGGATGGGCCCGCAGCACACAGAAGTCATCGTCAGGATGATGAAGGATGAGAACGCCTTGTGCAACCGCTGTGATAAGCTCTATGCCTTCCAGACCCACAACCAGCCTATCCCCCTTGTGGAATAG